The genomic DNA ACGATCGATGAGTATATGCAAGGATTAACCACTCGTTTTGACAAGTTGGCTCTCCTCGGTAAGCCATTTGATCTCGATGAGCAAATAGAGGCAGTTCTCCGTGGTCTTCCTGAAGACTACTGCTCTGTTGTTGATCAGGTTGAAGGTCGTGAGGTCTCTCCCAAACTCACCAAAGTTCATGAAAAACTTCTCCACAAAGAAGCTCAGTTGTTGACCGCTGCTACTGTCGCACCTACCTCTATTCCTCTCACTGCCAATCTCGCCACCTCTCGCTCTCGTACTCATCCACACAAGTCCAATCAGCGTAATCATCAACAATGGAACAATAGGTCATCCAATACCTATTCCTCGCCGCGTCAAGACAATCGCTCTGCTGGTGGTTATCAAGGCAAGTGTCAGCTGTGTGGTATCTTCGGTCATAGTGCCAAACGCTGCCCTCAGCTTCATCAAGTCGCGTCGTCCACGGGTCTTCTTCCCACGCCCTCTCGTCCATGGCAACCTCGTGCCAATCTCGCACTCACTGCTCCACCCTCAACCAATCCATGGCTCCTGGACAGTGGTGCGTCTCATCACATGACTAGTGATGTCCATCACCTTGCGACTCACCAGCCGTATCATGGTGATGACTCTATTCTTATTGGTGATGGTTCCGGTCTCCAGATCTCTCACACTGGTTCACTATCTCTACCCTCTCTATCTCCCTCTCAAAAGCTACTGTTAAATCGAGTTCTTTGTGTTCCTCATATCCACAAAAACTTAATCTCTGTTTATTGGCTATGCAATGATAATAAAGTGTCTGTGGCATTCTTTCCTGCTtcctttcaggtgaaggatctgagcTCGGGGGCCCTGTTACTCCAAGGCAAAACTAGAGACGAGGTTTACGAGTGGCCGGCTTCACCAACAACTCTCTCCGCTTTCTTTGCTTCAACATCCTCAAAACCATCCTTAGTGGACTGGCACCATCGCTTAGGCCACCCTGCTTCACCTATTCTCAAATCTCTAGTCTCTAAATTCTCATTACCTTACTCTGAAACTTCTTCTCaacatttgttttgttctgattGCTCTATTAATAAAAGCCACAAGCTTCCTTTCTCAACCACTTCTATCACATCCACTCGACCCCTTGAGTATATTTTTTCCGATGTCTGGACTTCTCCTATTGTGTCAATAGACaactacaaatattatctaattCTAATCGATCACTACACTCGCTATACCTGGTTATATCCTCTTAAAACCAAATCCCAAGTTCGTGAAACATTCATCCCCTTCAAAGCCCTCGTGGAAAACAAGTTTGGAACAAGGATTGGCACCTTATATTCAGACAATGGTGGGGAGTTTGTGGCCCTCAAACAGTTTCTGTCAAGCTCGGGTATCTCTCATTTCACCTCACCACCGCACACGCCGGAGCACAATGGACTTTCTGAAAGAAAGCACCGTCACGTGGTTGAAACTGGCCTCTCGCTTCTCACACATGGTGGTCTTCCCAACACTTATTGGCCGTATGCTTTTTCCGCCGCCATCTATCTCATTAATCAGCTTCCAACACCGGTCATTGCCATGGAGTCTCCGTTCCAGCGGTTGTTGGTTCATCTCCGAACTATTCCAAGCTGAGAGTGTTTGGCTGTCTCTGCTTCCCCTGGTTACGACCATACACATCTCATAAGCTTGAGCACAGATCAACTCCATGTGTGTTCTTGGGTTACTCTCTCACCCAGAGTGCCTACCTCTGTCTTCAACCTAGCACTGGCCGTGTTTATGTATCTCGTCACGTTAAATTTGAAGAAACCCGGTTCCCGTTCAAATCAACTCGTGTCTCCTCCCCTGAATCGcctctttcctcctcctctccaGCTCCACCTTCTGTTGACGTCATTCCGTTCTCCCTGCCGCCACTCGTCTCGCCGCCGGAGTCTACACCTGGACCGTCGAGCTCCGCTCCTCACCGGAATACATCGCTGGAAATCGATTCCACAGCCACGGTAAGTTCTCCTAACTCACCTAGTGTCATTGCAGAATCCGATAACATCAGGCCCAGCTCATCACGAACTCCAGGCCCAAATCCTAACCCTATTTCACCCCTAGAGCCCAATAACATTTCACCTACTCACTCTGTTCGTAGTCCATCTCCATCATCTCCTTCCTCGACATCTCCTACTCCATCGACCTCTCAATCTCCCTCCCCTGAACCTAATCCAATTATCGTTCCTCCACCACCGATTCAAAATAACCATCCTATGCAGACCAGACGTAAAAACAACATTGTTAAACCAAAATCCAAACTCAACCTTTCCGCTGCATTATCCTCTCCCTATCCCACCGAGCCTCTAACCGTGAACCATGCGATGAAAGACAAGATTTGGAGGGAAGCTATGTCTGGCGAGATTGACGCCTTTGCCCGCAATCAAACCATGTCTCTAGTTCCGCGACCACCAAACCACAATGTAGTCGGCTGTAAGTGGGTTTATAAGAATAAATTTTTACCAACTGGGAAACTTGGCAGGTGCAAAGCTTGGCTTGTTGCCAAGGGATACAACCAACAATACGGTCGTGACTACACCGAGACCTTCAGTCCTGTGATAAAGGCAACAACTCTCCGTTTGGTTCTTGATGTCAATGTGAGCTCTTCCTGGCCGATTCTTCAATTAGATGTCAATAACGCATTTTTACAGGGGACTCTCAATGAGGAAGTCTACATGGAACAACCGCCGGGTTTCGTTGACAGCGACCACCCGTCCTATGTGTGTCACCTTCACAAAGCAATCTATGGACTCAAGCAAGCTCCGCGTGCCTGGTACACAGAATTACGGTCCTGTCTTCTTAGTGATGGGTTTCAAAATTCTCTGGCCNTGAGGGGGCATGTTAAGGATACACCTTGATACGCAAGCGATATGCTCTTTATTACTCAATATTCCGTATCATGTTGTATATAGAATGTTANTCCGACGCGGCAAGACGTTTGTCTATCTCTTAGTATACGTCGACGATATACTCATCACTATTAATGACAATTCCTCCATTCAACGAGTTCTTCACTCCCTTGCTGATCGATTCTCCGCCAAGGATCCAGAGAAGCTTAATTACTTTCTCGGCATTGAAGCTCATCGCACTGCTAAAGGCTTGCATCTTTGTCAGCGCAAGTATATCATCGACTTACTTCAGCGTTACAACATGCTCTATGCCAAACCCGTTGCAACTCCGATGGCCTCTTCTCCGAAGCTTACTCTCAAGTCCGGTTCTCCTCTTCCCGATGGAACTGACTATCGCAGTCTTGTTGGCAGCTTACAATATCTTTCATTTACAAAGCTCGATATCAGCTATGCCGTCAACCGCTTGTCTCAATTTATGCACCGCCCAACTCAAGAACACTGGCAAGCTGCAAAACGGGTACTTCGTTATCTAGCGGGAACAACAACTCATGGTCTTTTCTTTGCTGCCAAGAATAACCTTGCTCTCCATGCTTACTTCGATGCTGATAGGGCAGGCGACAGGGATGACTATGTTTCAACAAACGCCTATATTGTTTACATGGGTACTCATCCTGTCTCCTGGTccgcaaagaagcagaaaacgGTTGCTCGCTCTTCCACTGAAGCCGAATACAGAGCTATTGCCAATACCTCTGCAGAACTTCGTTGGATTTGTAATCTCTTAACCGAGCTGGGTGTCTATATCCGTGTCATACCGACAGTTTACTGTGATAACGTTGGTGCCACCTTCCTCTGTGCAAACCCCGTTTTTCACTCCCGCATGAAGCACCTTGCTTTAGATTATCATTTTGTTAGAGGCCAGATTCAGCAAGGACAGCTTCGTGTATGTCACGTTAACACCAAGGATCAGCTCGCCGATGCCTTGACAAAGCCACTTACACGTGCACCGTTCATTCACTTACGTCACAAGATTGGAGTGTCTCCCggccctccatcttgagggggcatGTTAAGGATACACCTTGATACGCAAGCGATATGCTCTTTATTACTCAATATTCCGTATCATGTTGTATATAGAATGTTATGTTTATACTCTTTAGTCTAGAATGTTCTTTCtgtacaactatatatatctttgtaaaGCTATCGTTTATGAATAAGACTCATCTTCTACAATTATTTGGTGTTAAATAATCAGTTCATTTCAGTTTCTGTTTTGATTcagttgatttttttctctgtaaCCAGTCTATGCCACCATGAttatctatttgcataaaattcaaacttttgaatCTGAGGATGTATAGATGATACAATAATATGCTGCTACCAACTTTGACTCTGTAGGAATTTTGATTGAATAAAAGCTCAACCGAATGAGTTTATTATGCATAGATTCTTATTCGGTTCAGATCGATTTTTGGTTTAGTTACTTCGGTTTAGACCGGTCTGGTTaaaattgctctgtttttttaccAGTTGATTCGAAATTTAATCAAACTAAGGTGtcgactggttctcccgctacctcccgcaaacgctgcgtttgcgggtggtagcggttgctagcgattggtgccaatcacacaaaccgcttccaatcgctcccagccgctcccaatcgctcccaaccactgaattccaaaagctgctttccacaagcgtttgcggttgcgggcgtttgcgtttggatttttttttttttttttgaaaaaacttgaaacaaatcaatgataatgaaatattttttatatatactttttacctaactattttattcattaaggatgGAAANCCCAACTCAAGAACACTGGCAAGCTGCAAAACGGGTACTTCGTTATCTAGCGGGAACAACAATTCATGGTCTTTTCTTTGCTGCCAAGAATAACCTCGCTCTCCATGCTTACTCcgatgctgattgggcaggCGACAAGGATGACTATGTTTCAACAAACGCTNttcaaaaaaatctaaataaatataacatttcatcagaaatttaagaaaaataagattatttgtgaaatatataaaaacaaatcacgagtgactcttctcaaTTCTCGCTTGATCATTACTACTGATGCAAATACTGTCCCACATAACTTATTGAGTGTatgagatttaagaaagaagatctacgatctaaaacatatgNATCAGTTCATTTCAGTTTCTGTTTTGATTcagttgatttttttctctgtaaCCAGTCTATGCCACCATGAttatctatttgcataaaattcaaacttttgaatCTGAGGATGTATAGATGATACAATAATATGCTGCTACCAACTTTGACTCTGTAGGAATTTTGATTGAATAAAAGCTCAACCGAATGAGTTTATTATGCATAGATTCTTATTCGGTTCAGATCGATTTTTGGTTTAGTTACTTCGGTTTAGACCGGTCTGGTTaaaattgctctgtttttttaccAGTTGATTCGAAATTTAATCAAACTAAGGTGtcgactggttctcccgctacctcccgcaaacgctgcgtttgcgggtggtagcggttgctagcgattggtgccaatcacacaaaccgcttccaatcgctcccagccgctcccaatcgctcccaaccactgaattccaaaagctgctttccacaagcgtttgcggttgcgggcgtttgcgtttggatttttttttttttttttgaaaaaacttgaaacaaatcaatgataatgaaatattttttatatatactttttacctaactattttattcattaaggatggaaaaaaatgaactaCGGATAtgattgagaatattaaaaaataaacaattggaagaaaataagatttcaattaacaataacccggaaaacttgatgtaaatttaatggcacatcgcaaataagttcaaaaaaatctaaataaatataacatttcatcagaaatttaagaaaaataagattatttgtgaaatatataaaaacaaatcacgagtgactcttctcaaTTCTCGCTTGATCATTACTACTGATGCAAATACTGTCCCACATAACTTATTGAGTGTatgagatttaagaaagaagatctacgatctaaaacatatgttagtcatttatcaaattacttgattaaagttttggtaaaaagtcaaatgcataaagtaataagtatttcacaatgaaatttatttgttttttaaataattattttagtatttttaatgaattttaattataaatcaagtttaataaagtttttgatattttaaaacatttatataattatatatcacatttatttatgttccaaccgctattgcacccgctggtcaaccagtcgtaaacctcccgcaaacgcaccaattttaaaccgctaaatcagtcgttcaaaacgcttaataacgcttgaaaccgcaatcgcccgcttccgcaatctcccgcaaccgcaaccgcaaccgcagcgtttgaaccagtcaagCCCTAAGTGCATTTTTTGGTAGCTTGAGCAAGTTTTCCTACAGAACCTGAATTGTAAAGTCATTTTGTATTTCTTCAGTTCATTTTTGGGCACCGACGTTTAAATGGGGTATAAGCATTGCCAACATTGCAGACTTTCGGAAACCTCCAGAGACACTTTCATACCCTCAACAACTTGGTATTGATACTCTTGACAAATCTCCTAATATAAATGCTTCATATCGTTTTCATTGTGTCGCCATTTCTCAGTCTTCTtacagtatattttttttgctatctaTTGTCATCAGTGATCACAGGAACTGGACTTATTTGGTCACGTTACAGTACTGTAATCACTCTGGTATGTTTACTGCAACTCATGTTCATGTCattgtttattattatgattttgttgtaaCTTTTGTTTACATAAAAATTAGAATCTCTTTAGTGTTAGTCTTGGTATGGCGGCTGACAGGCATATACCAACTTACTCGTAAAATAAAGTAAGATCTAGAGAACATTACTCTCTATACTTGCATGAGATACGCGTTGAAGTGCTTTTGTTTCAAACTTCACTATTGctttttttgtctctgttttgaCATTGATATATGTATTGTTTGCAGGCATTATTATGCATCTGAAGCAGATCCTATTGTTGCAAAAGAATGATGAAGACACCCAAATCTGTTTGGGGTTATAGATTGTTTATTGCAGTTAGAAATTGAAATGTTAGTGTGACTACTATGATAGTATTACTTTTCCACACTTTTCAACCTAAATGGTAACAATAAGGTCCATCTCTAAAAATGTATGCTTATAGTTGGACCGGAAaagttttattcatatttttgcaGTCTGAACCACTGTAATAACTTCGAATTTACAAACACTAGAGCGTCTTGGAGAGTCAAACAGTGATTTAAAGTGATCATCAGACTCGTGTTTCTCTCCCTGAGACAGATTCAAACGTAGAACGAGCTTCTTGAGTGATGTCGCATTGTCTAGAAAGTATCTAACcagtttcttctctgtttctttctccgTTATTGGGCTTTCCATTTCAACAGACTCAAGGGAcgataccaaacaaaaagacaGCACAGTCGAAAGCTTTTTTTCCACTCTATAACCATCTTTAACTAATTCCTGCAAACACCAATCAAGAAAAATGAGcagatgaccaaaaaaaaaaaaaacacatttcttAATTAGTAAGAACTTGTAAAGTGTAAACTAAAGCAAGTCATTACCAAGTTCAAGTGTTTCAGATTCGGGCAGCTCTCCAGTACGATTGGCAATACCACCAAAGAGGCGTTTACGAACATTGAAGCACGCAGACGGGTCAAGTTACGAGATTTGGGTAATGGGTTAATGTGCTGGAAACAATAGATCAACTGTGACCAAAGAGAAAAAGTCATACAACATTCGTAACATTGGTAATGGAAACGCTTAAGAGTTTACTATCATCAACTTTGATCTACGTACATGAAGAGTCTTCCGTGAGATGGTCATAACTTTAACGGCTGTAAAATTGCTCAGAAGATTATAGATAACATTTCTTTGCGATAATTTATGAGCCATTTCCTCAAAGTCGACATCAATGTCAACCTTGACAGAATCACTCATACTGATaatcttgaagaatcttttGAAGTTGTTATCTATGTGAGTCAGATACTCAAGCCTCGGAGTATCAATCTCAACAACTACATTCCTAGGAATTTTAACACCTTTCAAGTACATGATCTTGAGACAGGGTAAGGAAAGAGACTCAAACTCAGTCAGCCTTGTAGAATAGAGCTTTAAGCATACCAAATTCTCACAAACagattggtttaatggaatctTGATGCTCCGATATCCAAACTTACTATCAACTTGGAGATGTTGAATCTTACACTTGATCACTCTAACGAGACAGGGCTCATAAATAGAGACTTTATTTCCAGTGACTAGCTTGAATTCACGCAAGTAGAATTCGCTCTGGAAACTCAGAAACTTGTTGATGAAACCCACACATGCCTTGGATTTTGGGAAATCAAAGTTGTCTACGTCTAAAACCGGAACCCATTTCCAGAGATTTCTCCACCTAGAGGACAAAACACTTGTCCAAACAGCTTCCTCAGTTGTAAGAAAGCTAAGTATATGACATATCAAGGGTTCAGGTAATAAGCTTATCCTATCTTCCCCCCCTATGCTATCACATACTTTTTTCTCTCCACGTGCCAGTTCAAGTAAACTAATTGTGGATTTCACCCTGAAAttagttaagaagaaaaaaaactgatacaATTATTACAAATTCAGGAATAGAGATACACAAgattgagaaagtaaaaaactgGAAAAGATTAATAGAGAGAGAACTTAATTACGTCCTTATCGATGTTTTCAAAACCGACAAGCTCATGAGATCATTATCCATTTAACTTATCTCAAGTTCTTCGTGCTATATCCAGTAATCAATCTGGCTCCGTTTAGGGTTAAGTTGTAAAGAGTGCGACACACGTTATTAGGTTTTCGCTATGAATgtatcaagaacaacaacaacaacaagagcaaAGCTTATATATACAGTTAAAACCCTATAGTTTTAGTTACAGAAGATATGATATGCTAAAGGTCCAGTAACAATAGGCCCAATACAAACTTTGAGGCTTGATCATTGTTGTAAAATCAAGAAGCTTACTATTGGCTTTATTGCACCGCTTTAACGACACCGTTTCGTGTAGCATTTTCTTTTCGTTGATATCTATGTTCACTGAAACAAGACATAATGGACCAATAGATTTAGATAGAACAGAGAaactccaagaagaagaagacgaaaaaaaaCGTTGATGGTTACATCGAAGCTTCAAGCTCTATGGAATCACCCGGCAGGACCTAAGACAAGTGAGACTCAACTCAGTTTCAGTTCACACATTGTTTCATGATTACTTAATTTACtcttattatcttttatttggttttctccATATATGAATCTACTCAGACTGTACTGAAACGTTACTATTGGATAAATGTATGAATTTTCTGATGTTATAGCAACTCATCACTTCAAATTCTCTAATGGATtcgtttatttttcttgttgttattTGTGTTAATTAGTTCATTTCTGGGCTCCAACGTTTAAATGGGGTATAAGCATTGCTAACATCGCAGATTTCCAGAAACCTCCAGAAAACATTTCATACCTTCAGCAAATTGGTATATTTACTTACTACTCTTTGGTGTTACAATATCTCTCGAgttaatcttctttttcttcttcttaattattacatttttttttttgttttgttataattttatctaaaattgGTGTATTTAGCTGTGACATGTACGGGAATGATATGGTGTCGTTGCAGCACTGTGATTACTCCTGTAagtttcgttttcttcttctttagtagtccctttttgagttttgtaatgattttgtcattttgtgaTTAGATTATAATATTGGTTAGTATATctcaatttattaaatttttggttgactctttgacttttgttttacaGAAAAACTGGAACCTGTTTGGTGTTAATGTTGCTATGGCAGCCACTGGGATTTATCAACTTACTCGTAAAATAAAGTGAGTTCATAGACAACTTTTACTTTTTGCTTTTGCGTTTTACAATTTACATGAGACGTACAACAGGTTAACAAAACTAGCGGTTTATAGTAAACTTGGGTTTCAATGATTTATATCTTTGACAAatggtttgtttatatataggtATGATTACGTTGTATCCGAAGCGGAGACTACTGCTGTTGAAAAGGTTTCTTCATAAATCTTGTAACTGGGACATCTCTCTTGTATCATCATACTGTATTATATTATATGCCAATTGCCAAATGTTACATTCTCACATGTGACATGCTTGATAAATAAATCCCGAGGTTAGTTTCAAATGTAAGTAAACTATATGACAGGACAGGACTATTGTTGAGGATTATTTGTTGATTGTTCAGTTTCAAAAAGGTTTCTATTGTTTCAAACGCTAACTTTTGCGTTTGCCTTTGCTTTTACATATGTGGTAAAATAGAGTAAATCACACACTTTTGGTTAATTAAGACAATAATCTCACTTTGGATGCTTTTAAGATAGAAGAAGCGTATAGACTTTGATAAATTTATCAGCCACTCGGCCCACTCttgttttataatgtaaatttCTTAGTCTTACACCATTGTACCCAAATAACTTAGCGTGGTTGGCAACAAAGATACTTTCTGTCACTAATGTTGGGAAAAACGTCTTTTTCATACCTGGACAATTACActatgttgaattcatacattgGACTATCGACTGTGCTAAAACATACatgtagttttaaaatatatgaatttcatACCTAAACTTTCGATTTTGTGcctaaatatacaaaaacgtgTTTAATGTGTAACTCTGTTAATTTTTCGGTTAAGTAAATCTGACGTGGAATCCACGTGTAGAGATagtaaaacgacgtcgttttacatttagttgagaaattaaaattaaaccaaaatgtcTAAGTCTAGACTTGAACTCCAGACCTTTAGCATTCAAACCAACAAGTTTAAGACCAACTGAGCTACCAAACCTTTTCTTAAGCTTACAaacgtattatatatatatatatatatatatatatagaataaataacagttccaaacaaacagagaaatctccaaaaaaatatctttggtGAAGAAAAAACAGTCGCCGGAAAAGGGTTGCCACCAAAGCTTCGCCgtaaacaaaatcagattgttaacaaatttcaatttcttctctctccctcaatTTCAATTCCTTGGTTTACTGTTTCCTTTAACAACCCAAAGATCTCAGATTGTTAACAAATTAAGAATTTTGAGCAGTTTGTATCAGTCATGGCTTCTCTTACCAACAAAAAttcctcctcttctcctccAATCCCTAACAGACCAAACCCTAATCCCAGAAACTCAGAAGCCGGTGACCTGTTACGGCGGAGCTTTGGTGGCAATTCCGGCGGGAGTAATAACTACGAGTCGTTTGACGAAGGTATGGAAGAGAAACCCGACCAAACCTTACACTCTCGGACCCAAGATTTTTTTGGGATTTCTCAGGTTGTTCGGAGTTATTatgttatcatatatatatttgtttgtttgcagaacAAAATCTTCAGTAGCTCAAATGGTATTAAACCGCTGGTTTGTATGGTAAAGGTTACGGGTTCGAGACTAGGGTAAGTTGttttggttcaattttaatttctcaactAAATGTATCTGTACACGTTGGATTCCACGTCAGATGGATGTAACGGAAAAATTAACAGAATTACACATTAAAcacgtttttgtatatttaggCACAAAATCGAAAGTTTAGGTATGAAATTCAAAGTTTAGGTATGAAATTCAAATACTTTAAAACTACATGTATGTTTTAGCACAGTCGATAGTCCgatgtatgaattcaacatagTGTAATTGTCCAGGTATGAAAAAGACAATTACACTAAAATGTGTACTAATTAATGACTAATATGTAcactaggtagtaacccgtgctatagcacgggacaaaattttttcatataaattttaaattcgtaaatgagtaaaattatattaacacgGGTGCTATAGTACATGTGCGTACACGGATGCTATagtattttcatttaaattaaacataaacGTATTTACTCTGGAACTGGAAACACGTCCAGTTCCGTTCCATCTCCTCACTTCCCAACTCATCACCTCTCATCCAGTCTCATCTCGTATTGTCTCATCCATTCTCGTCTCATCCCGTCTCGTTCCGTATCCATCATAATATTATGTCTTATGttcattctcttttaaataattactcgttaaacaatatttactaaaagagattgggtaagaATTTAGATGGGATACATGAGTTCTCTGttgattttttgtatttagttagttgaaattatccaaaaaattataattttcaaaaatattttcaaaaatatcaaaatttttaaagttctCGTTCCAAAGTCGTTAATTACCTGTCGTATAGTAAATCcttatccaaattagtgaaagcttgaTACTTGAATTCatctatctatattttttattttgtactttaatctaaattttatgtcctttttttaaaaaaaaactattcaatatattattttttattattcgaatttacccgtttcagtttacatatacTCTTTCTCg from Camelina sativa cultivar DH55 chromosome 2, Cs, whole genome shotgun sequence includes the following:
- the LOC104717318 gene encoding mitochondrial pyruvate carrier 2-like, encoding MVTSKLQALWNHPAGPKTIHFWAPTFKWGISIANIADFQKPPENISYLQQIAVTCTGMIWCRCSTVITPKNWNLFGVNVAMAATGIYQLTRKIKYDYVVSEAETTAVEKVSS
- the LOC104748241 gene encoding F-box/FBD/LRR-repeat protein At5g18770-like — translated: MDNDLMSLSVLKTSIRTWRNLWKWVPVLDVDNFDFPKSKACVGFINKFLSFQSEFYLREFKLVTGNKVSIYEPCLVRVIKCKIQHLQVDSKFGYRSIKIPLNQSVCENLVCLKLYSTRLTEFESLSLPCLKIMYLKGVKIPRNVVVEIDTPRLEYLTHIDNNFKRFFKIISMSDSVKVDIDVDFEEMAHKLSQRNVIYNLLSNFTAVKVMTISRKTLHLIYCFQHINPLPKSRNLTRLRASMFVNASLVVLPIVLESCPNLKHLNLELVKDGYRVEKKLSTVLSFCLVSSLESVEMESPITEKETEKKLVRYFLDNATSLKKLVLRLNLSQGEKHESDDHFKSLFDSPRRSSVCKFEVITVVQTAKI